The Lewinellaceae bacterium genome has a segment encoding these proteins:
- the pgeF gene encoding peptidoglycan editing factor PgeF produces the protein MNKSSFIQSLKYCPKIIAGESTRLGGIGKFPYESLNLGIHTDDDPKTVMENRRIFFTSLGKKEEDVAGSHQIHGDDLLMVEKPGQYEGYDALMTNKKGILLSITIADCTPVLIYDSANDAIAAVHAGWKGTVKKLVKKTLGQMAEHFGTRGEDCYAYIGTCIDECSFEVDADVADSFDSSFKRWDEERSKFFINLKEANRKQLLDFGLPAAQIEVSPFSTYLDNERFFSYRKENGRTGRMLAVIGLI, from the coding sequence ATAAACAAATCTTCTTTCATTCAATCTTTAAAGTATTGTCCAAAGATCATTGCCGGAGAAAGTACAAGACTGGGAGGTATTGGGAAGTTCCCTTATGAATCCCTCAACCTCGGAATCCACACCGATGACGATCCCAAAACCGTTATGGAAAACCGGCGCATTTTTTTCACAAGCCTCGGAAAAAAGGAGGAGGACGTCGCCGGCAGTCACCAAATACACGGAGATGATCTCCTCATGGTGGAAAAACCTGGCCAATACGAAGGTTACGATGCCCTGATGACCAATAAAAAGGGCATCCTGCTCAGCATTACGATTGCCGACTGTACGCCGGTTTTAATTTATGACAGCGCAAACGATGCCATAGCTGCGGTACACGCCGGGTGGAAAGGAACGGTCAAAAAGCTGGTCAAAAAAACCCTTGGGCAGATGGCGGAGCATTTCGGAACCCGGGGCGAGGATTGTTACGCCTACATTGGCACCTGTATCGACGAATGTTCTTTTGAAGTAGATGCTGACGTAGCCGACTCTTTTGATTCTTCTTTTAAACGGTGGGACGAAGAACGCAGCAAATTTTTCATCAACCTCAAGGAAGCCAACCGGAAACAACTCCTGGATTTTGGCCTTCCTGCAGCACAAATTGAAGTCTCTCCTTTTTCCACCTATCTCGACAATGAACGTTTTTTTTCGTATCGTAAGGAAAATGGCAGGACAGGCCGGATGCTTGCCG
- a CDS encoding endonuclease/exonuclease/phosphatase family protein encodes MVKILLWANIFMILLGFGAYLSPHVSPEGFWIFSILGLFYPWLVFGNLLFVGIWAVLRKRYFIYSLAWLLFGWGQFTSLVAFRAKPIHARTETELRVMTYNCRNLIKPGSEKVRVTNEELTGLINEYEPDVLCFQEFPVPSISGQFADAITHGTGFKYFFQDQSGQLAIFSKYPISKKRAKYYTNHSNGYLSADITKGGKTFRLFNIHLQSNAVSTIADKVASEGKIQEKETWLTIRGMIGKYRNAARKRAMQAAEIAEHIQRSPNPVIICGDFNDVPQSNAYHLLSAGRKDTFKEAGVGLGTTYAGSIPALRIDYIFGAPDMKTLEFEIIKADFSDHYPVFARLQPH; translated from the coding sequence ATGGTAAAAATACTTTTATGGGCTAATATTTTCATGATTTTATTAGGTTTTGGTGCCTATTTGTCCCCTCATGTGTCGCCTGAAGGTTTTTGGATATTTTCCATTCTTGGTCTCTTTTATCCCTGGCTGGTTTTCGGCAACCTTTTATTTGTGGGAATCTGGGCTGTTTTGCGAAAGCGTTATTTTATTTATTCCCTGGCCTGGCTCCTGTTCGGTTGGGGGCAATTTACCAGCCTGGTGGCTTTTCGCGCCAAACCCATCCATGCCCGGACGGAAACGGAACTTCGGGTTATGACCTACAATTGCCGTAACCTGATAAAACCCGGCAGCGAAAAAGTCAGGGTGACCAATGAGGAACTTACAGGATTGATCAACGAATATGAACCTGACGTTTTGTGTTTTCAGGAATTTCCGGTGCCTTCCATTTCCGGCCAATTCGCAGATGCCATTACTCATGGTACGGGCTTTAAATATTTTTTCCAGGATCAGAGTGGACAACTGGCCATTTTTTCAAAATATCCGATCAGCAAAAAGCGGGCGAAATATTATACCAATCATTCTAATGGATACTTGTCTGCAGATATAACCAAAGGGGGTAAAACTTTTAGGTTGTTTAATATTCACCTTCAGTCCAATGCCGTTTCCACCATTGCCGATAAAGTGGCCTCGGAAGGCAAAATACAGGAAAAGGAAACCTGGCTGACGATAAGGGGGATGATTGGAAAGTACAGGAATGCCGCGCGAAAGAGGGCAATGCAAGCCGCTGAAATTGCAGAACATATCCAACGGAGTCCCAACCCAGTGATCATTTGCGGGGATTTTAATGATGTGCCCCAGTCCAATGCCTATCACTTGCTTTCAGCCGGCAGGAAAGATACTTTTAAAGAAGCCGGAGTGGGCCTGGGAACTACCTATGCGGGAAGCATCCCTGCCTTGCGGATCGACTATATTTTCGGTGCCCCCGATATGAAAACCCTCGAATTTGAAATTATTAAAGCAGACTTTTCAGACCATTACCCCGTTTTTGCACGTCTCCAACCTCACTAA